In the Daphnia pulicaria isolate SC F1-1A chromosome 2, SC_F0-13Bv2, whole genome shotgun sequence genome, one interval contains:
- the LOC124326942 gene encoding chymotrypsin BII-like codes for MVDSISSRIVGGAETQPNEFPWQAFLQVEMQSGNAYAYGGTVIADRWILTAARCLAYIDVYLGVHDHTAESEGNRKLYSNSETFIHRAWNPATDAGDIALIKLKSAVKYSQYIRPVCLSISGIDEPDYVNEMVTATRWGTTYHGSPRISPVLHKMTVRLISNNDCRTTYGDNIQGGHYVHQWRQQHGNLQ; via the exons ATGGTCGATTCGATTTCCAGCCGGATCGTTGGTGGAGCAGAGACGCAACCAAACGAATTCCCGTGGCAGGCCTTCCTCCAGGTGGAAATGCAAAGTGGCAACGCTTACGCCTACGGGGGGACTGTGATCGCCGATCGTTGGATCCTTACAGCCGCTCGCTGTCTT GCCTACATCGACGTCTATCTGGGGGTTCACGATCACACGGCAGAGTCGGAAGGCAACCGGAAATTGTATTCCAATAGCGAAACCTTCATCCATCGTGCCTGGAATCCTGCCACCGATGCAGGAGACATTGCTCTCATCAAACTCAAAAGCGCCGTCAAATATTCAC AGTACATCCGCCCAGTGTGTCTGTCAATTTCCGGTATCGACGAACCTGATTACGTCAACGAAATGGTTACCGCCACGAGATGGGGTACAACTTACCACG GTAGTCCACGTATAAGCCCAGTGTTACATAAGATGACGGTCCGGCTCATCTCCAATAACGACTGCAGGACAACTTATGGCGACAACATCCAAGGAGGACATTATGTGCACCAGTGGCGCCAACAACATGGGAACTTGCAATAG